Proteins from a genomic interval of Marmoricola sp. OAE513:
- a CDS encoding sodium-translocating pyrophosphatase, with protein sequence MTGLAVPDLEGGNLVIVLIIAVIALAALGMAAMFRNEVLAAGEGTDNMKNIAKAIQEGANAYLARQFRTLGIFAAVAFLALLALPADDTAVRIGRSLFFLVGAGFSAAVGYLGMSLAVQANLRVAAAANTEGRDPAMKIGFRSGAMVGMLTVGLGLLGASVVVLLYKDEAPHVLEGFGFGAALLAMFMRVGGGIFTKAADVGADLVGKVENNIPEDDPRNAATIADNVGDNVGDCAGMAADLFESYAVTLVAALILGSQAFGDKGLVFPLLIPAIGALTAIIGVYLCKPRAGENGLVTINRAFYISAAIGAVASVIASFIYLPSDFSEFEGVAGTALNQLSAGGFEGDPRWIASAAVVIGIVMAAGILALTGYYTGTEYKPVKDVGKTSLTGAATVILSGLSVGFESAVYTTLVIGGAVFGAFLLGGASLTISLFAVALAGCGLLTTVGVIVAMDTFGPISDNAQGVAEMSGDVSEEGAQILTELDAVGNTTKAITKGIAIATAVLAATALFGSYASSVLDELTAQKSLDELADFFVFNPSTLVGVLLGAAVVFLFSGLAINAVARAAGAVVYEVRRQFREIPGIMEGTGRPEYGKVVDIVTRDSLRELITPGILAVLAPMAVGFGLGVAALAGFLAGAIGTGTLMAVFLANAGGAWDNAKKLVEDGSHGGKGSEAHAATVIGDTVGDPFKDTAGPAINPLIKVMNLVSLLIASAVVQLSVGKDENDAVRIIIALVAVAIIAVAVYVSKKRTSDITADVPA encoded by the coding sequence ATGACCGGGCTCGCAGTCCCCGATCTCGAAGGTGGCAACCTCGTAATCGTCCTGATCATCGCCGTCATCGCCCTCGCGGCGCTCGGCATGGCAGCGATGTTCCGCAACGAGGTCCTTGCCGCCGGCGAAGGCACCGACAACATGAAGAACATCGCCAAGGCGATCCAGGAAGGCGCGAACGCCTACCTCGCCCGGCAGTTCCGCACGCTCGGCATCTTCGCGGCCGTCGCGTTCCTGGCGCTGCTCGCGCTGCCCGCCGACGACACGGCGGTCCGGATCGGACGTTCGTTGTTCTTCCTCGTCGGCGCGGGCTTCTCCGCAGCTGTCGGGTACCTCGGCATGTCGCTCGCCGTCCAGGCGAACCTCCGCGTGGCGGCAGCGGCCAACACCGAGGGTCGCGACCCCGCCATGAAGATCGGCTTCCGCTCGGGCGCCATGGTCGGCATGCTCACCGTCGGTCTGGGCCTCCTCGGCGCCAGCGTCGTCGTGCTGCTGTACAAGGACGAGGCCCCGCACGTGCTCGAGGGCTTCGGCTTCGGTGCGGCGCTGCTCGCCATGTTCATGCGTGTCGGCGGCGGTATCTTCACCAAGGCCGCTGACGTCGGCGCCGACCTCGTCGGCAAGGTCGAGAACAACATCCCCGAGGACGACCCGCGCAACGCCGCGACGATCGCCGACAACGTCGGTGACAACGTGGGCGACTGCGCCGGTATGGCCGCCGACCTCTTCGAGTCCTACGCCGTCACCCTGGTGGCCGCGCTGATCCTCGGCTCGCAGGCCTTCGGCGACAAGGGCCTGGTCTTCCCGCTGCTCATCCCTGCCATCGGCGCCCTGACGGCGATCATCGGTGTCTACCTGTGCAAGCCGCGGGCCGGCGAGAACGGTCTGGTCACGATCAACCGAGCGTTCTACATCTCGGCCGCCATCGGCGCGGTCGCGTCCGTGATCGCCTCGTTCATCTACCTGCCGTCCGACTTCTCGGAGTTCGAGGGTGTCGCCGGTACGGCGCTGAACCAGCTGTCCGCGGGCGGCTTCGAGGGTGACCCGCGCTGGATCGCCTCGGCCGCCGTCGTCATCGGCATCGTGATGGCCGCCGGCATCCTGGCGCTCACCGGCTACTACACCGGCACCGAGTACAAGCCGGTCAAGGACGTAGGGAAGACCTCGCTCACCGGCGCGGCGACCGTCATCCTGTCCGGCCTCTCGGTCGGTTTCGAGTCCGCGGTCTACACGACCCTGGTCATCGGTGGTGCGGTGTTCGGCGCGTTCCTGCTCGGTGGCGCCTCGCTGACCATCTCGCTGTTCGCTGTCGCGCTCGCCGGGTGCGGTCTGCTGACCACGGTCGGCGTCATCGTCGCGATGGACACCTTCGGCCCGATCTCCGACAACGCCCAGGGCGTCGCGGAGATGTCCGGGGACGTCAGCGAGGAGGGGGCGCAGATCCTCACCGAGCTCGACGCCGTCGGCAACACCACCAAGGCCATCACCAAGGGCATCGCCATCGCCACCGCGGTGCTCGCCGCGACGGCGCTGTTCGGCTCCTACGCCTCCTCGGTGCTCGACGAGCTCACTGCTCAGAAGAGCCTCGACGAGCTGGCCGACTTCTTCGTGTTCAACCCGAGCACGCTGGTCGGCGTCCTGCTCGGCGCGGCCGTGGTGTTCCTGTTCTCCGGTCTCGCGATCAACGCCGTGGCCCGCGCTGCCGGCGCGGTCGTCTACGAGGTCCGTCGCCAGTTCCGCGAGATCCCCGGCATCATGGAGGGCACCGGTCGTCCGGAGTACGGCAAGGTCGTCGACATCGTCACGCGCGACTCCCTGCGCGAGCTGATCACGCCGGGCATCCTCGCGGTGCTCGCGCCGATGGCCGTCGGCTTCGGTCTCGGCGTCGCGGCGCTGGCCGGCTTCCTGGCCGGTGCGATCGGCACCGGCACCCTGATGGCCGTCTTCCTGGCCAACGCGGGTGGAGCCTGGGACAACGCCAAGAAGCTTGTCGAGGACGGCAGCCACGGAGGCAAGGGCTCGGAGGCCCACGCCGCCACGGTCATCGGTGACACCGTGGGTGACCCGTTCAAGGACACCGCCGGTCCGGCGATCAACCCGCTGATCAAGGTGATGAACCTGGTCTCGCTGTTGATCGCCAGCGCCGTCGTCCAGCTCAGCGTCGGCAAGGACGAGAACGACGCCGTACGGATCATCATCGCCCTCGTGGCCGTGGCGATCATCGCGGTGGCGGTCTACGTGTCGAAGAAGCGGACCTCGGACATCACGGCCGACGTTCCCGCCTGA
- a CDS encoding DUF6458 family protein → MAIGTGIVLLVLGLILALDVVQIDLDFIDDSALGTILIVAGILAIVLSLIINAQRSRHTVVEDRVVDDRRPR, encoded by the coding sequence ATGGCAATCGGAACCGGGATCGTCCTTCTCGTCCTCGGCCTCATCCTCGCCCTCGACGTCGTCCAGATCGACCTCGACTTCATCGACGACAGTGCCCTCGGCACCATCCTCATCGTCGCGGGCATCCTCGCGATCGTGCTCTCCCTCATCATCAACGCCCAGCGCTCCCGGCACACCGTCGTCGAGGACCGCGTCGTCGACGACCGGCGTCCGCGATGA
- a CDS encoding DEAD/DEAH box helicase has translation MSAPRPEHLVDVLTGAPGRDERLTHLEVLPPRSPRTAPWPGWVAPEVTAGWQRAGIDQLWLHQATAADQARKGVHTVMATGTASGKSLGYLLPALTAISEKRGPRGQRGSATLYLSPTKALAQDQLNTVRGLGIEGLRISTHDGDSSPEEREWTRDFSEYVLTNPDMLHRSLLPGHERWTRFWAALDFVVVDECHHYRGVFGAHVAQVLRRLRRVAALYGADPTFVLASATTAEPEVTAGRLTGLPVVAVTDDASPRGQVALALWEPPFVSHGGENGAPVRRSVTAEMADLLTDLVVDGTRTLAFVRSRHGAETVSLHAKRLLAEVDPELPGKVAAYRGGYLPEERRALEGALRSGALTGLSATNALELGIDISGLDAVLIGGFPGTRAALWQQVGRAGRQGGDALGVLVARDDPLDTYLVNHPEHLFGKPVEATVFDTDNPYVLGPHLCAAAAEIPLTEDGLEIFGPVARDAVEALTSAGMLRRRARAWYWTDRRRASDLADIRSSGGTPVRLVEAGTGRVLGTVDHGSSHGTAHAGAVYLHQGESYLVHELDLEESVATVTQADVDFTTSAREITDIEIVREHQHEQWGDVRLSFGSVRVTHQVVSFLRRRAITGDVLGEELLDLPERTLETSSIWWTVPDDLLEDAGFDAEDLPGSAHAAEHAAIGLLPLFAICDRWDIGGVSTARHADTGVLTVFVYDGHPGGAGFSERGFHTAAEWLGATRDAIASCACTEGCPSCVQSPKCGNQNNPLDKAGAVRLLDLVLASAG, from the coding sequence GTGAGCGCACCCCGCCCCGAGCACCTGGTCGACGTGCTCACCGGCGCTCCGGGCCGGGACGAGCGACTGACCCACCTGGAGGTGCTCCCTCCCCGCTCCCCGCGGACGGCGCCGTGGCCCGGTTGGGTCGCGCCCGAGGTCACCGCTGGCTGGCAGCGTGCCGGGATCGACCAGCTCTGGCTGCACCAGGCGACCGCTGCCGACCAGGCCAGGAAAGGCGTCCACACGGTGATGGCGACCGGGACCGCGTCGGGCAAGTCCCTGGGCTACCTGCTGCCGGCGCTGACGGCGATCTCGGAGAAGCGCGGGCCTCGCGGCCAGCGTGGTTCGGCCACGCTGTACCTCTCCCCCACCAAGGCGCTCGCCCAGGACCAGCTCAACACGGTGCGCGGCCTCGGCATCGAGGGCCTGCGCATCTCCACCCACGACGGCGACTCGAGCCCCGAGGAGCGCGAGTGGACCCGGGACTTCTCCGAGTACGTGCTGACCAACCCCGACATGCTGCACCGCTCGCTGCTTCCCGGGCACGAGCGCTGGACCCGGTTCTGGGCGGCACTCGACTTCGTCGTCGTCGACGAGTGCCACCACTACCGCGGGGTCTTCGGGGCGCACGTGGCGCAGGTGCTGCGGCGGTTGCGCCGGGTCGCTGCCCTGTACGGCGCCGACCCCACCTTCGTGCTCGCGTCCGCCACCACGGCCGAGCCCGAGGTCACCGCCGGCAGGCTGACCGGCCTGCCGGTCGTGGCCGTGACCGACGACGCCTCCCCGCGCGGCCAGGTCGCGCTCGCCCTGTGGGAACCGCCGTTCGTCTCGCACGGTGGGGAGAACGGAGCACCGGTACGCCGCTCGGTCACCGCCGAGATGGCCGACCTGCTCACCGACCTGGTCGTGGACGGCACCCGCACGCTCGCGTTCGTCCGGAGCCGGCACGGCGCCGAGACCGTGTCGCTGCACGCGAAGCGCCTGCTCGCCGAGGTCGACCCCGAGCTGCCGGGGAAGGTGGCGGCGTACCGGGGTGGCTACCTGCCCGAGGAGCGACGCGCCCTCGAGGGGGCCCTGCGCTCGGGAGCGCTGACCGGGCTGTCGGCCACGAACGCCCTTGAGCTCGGCATCGACATCTCCGGCCTGGACGCCGTCCTGATCGGCGGCTTCCCCGGCACCCGGGCGGCGCTCTGGCAGCAGGTCGGCCGCGCGGGCCGGCAGGGCGGCGACGCCCTCGGGGTCCTGGTCGCGCGTGACGACCCGCTCGACACCTACCTGGTCAACCACCCCGAGCACCTCTTCGGGAAGCCGGTCGAGGCGACGGTCTTCGACACCGACAACCCCTACGTCCTCGGGCCGCACCTGTGCGCGGCAGCGGCCGAGATCCCGCTGACCGAGGACGGGCTGGAGATCTTCGGACCGGTGGCCCGCGACGCCGTCGAGGCGCTGACCAGTGCCGGGATGCTGCGACGTCGAGCCAGGGCCTGGTACTGGACGGACCGCCGACGTGCCAGCGACCTGGCCGACATCCGCTCCTCCGGCGGGACGCCGGTGCGCCTGGTCGAGGCCGGCACCGGTCGCGTCCTCGGCACGGTCGACCACGGCTCCTCGCACGGGACCGCTCACGCCGGAGCCGTCTACCTGCACCAGGGCGAGAGCTACCTGGTGCACGAGCTCGACCTGGAGGAGTCGGTGGCGACGGTGACCCAGGCCGACGTCGACTTCACCACCTCGGCGCGCGAGATCACCGACATCGAGATCGTCCGGGAGCACCAGCACGAGCAGTGGGGGGACGTTCGGCTGAGCTTCGGGTCCGTGCGCGTGACCCACCAGGTGGTCTCGTTCCTGCGTCGGCGCGCGATCACCGGAGACGTGCTCGGCGAGGAGCTGCTGGACCTGCCCGAGCGGACCCTGGAGACGTCGTCGATCTGGTGGACCGTCCCCGACGACCTGCTGGAGGACGCCGGCTTCGATGCCGAGGACCTGCCCGGATCGGCGCACGCCGCGGAGCACGCAGCCATCGGCCTGCTCCCGCTGTTCGCGATCTGCGACCGCTGGGACATCGGCGGGGTCTCGACCGCCCGGCACGCCGACACCGGGGTTCTCACCGTGTTCGTGTACGACGGCCACCCCGGCGGGGCGGGCTTCTCCGAGCGCGGCTTCCACACCGCCGCCGAGTGGTTGGGCGCCACCCGCGACGCGATCGCGTCGTGCGCCTGCACCGAGGGCTGCCCCTCCTGCGTGCAGTCCCCGAAGTGCGGCAACCAGAACAACCCCCTCGACAAGGCCGGCGCGGTCCGCCTCCTCGACCTCGTGCTCGCCTCGGCCGGTTGA
- a CDS encoding TIGR03618 family F420-dependent PPOX class oxidoreductase, translated as MLPTSPEFLDFWRERRLCTVTTLRGDGTPHVVPMGVALDPEATRAWAITSGGSQKARNITKAGADGAPIAICCVDGARWSTLEGRVVVLTGPDDVAEAERRYAERYKQPRENVARVALRIEITRVLGNVR; from the coding sequence ATGCTCCCCACCTCCCCCGAGTTCCTCGACTTCTGGCGCGAGCGCCGCCTCTGCACCGTCACCACCCTCCGCGGCGACGGCACTCCGCACGTGGTCCCGATGGGTGTCGCGCTCGACCCCGAGGCCACCCGCGCCTGGGCGATCACCTCGGGCGGTTCGCAGAAGGCCCGCAACATCACGAAAGCCGGCGCCGACGGAGCCCCCATCGCGATCTGCTGCGTCGACGGTGCCCGGTGGTCGACCCTCGAGGGACGCGTCGTCGTCCTGACCGGCCCTGACGACGTCGCCGAAGCAGAGCGCCGGTACGCCGAGCGCTACAAGCAGCCGCGCGAGAACGTCGCGCGGGTGGCGCTGCGGATCGAGATCACGAGGGTGCTCGGGAACGTCCGCTGA
- a CDS encoding class I SAM-dependent methyltransferase, which yields MTSSTIARLREALHAADYTYDAVADLIGATAQAALGRNETTPGLRVTRGGSPLETLTRMWLLQATVPAEDAERALPGLVDDLCAVGILERSISEVAARVDLRPYGTDSARSGGNLWVASDLTPGLDGGPQRVGPDHVLGISPAATSLAELTVRTPVARALDLGTGCGVQSLHLAEHVEQIVATDVNARALWLTEVNAELNGVSTGSTTGDGSTTGDATTHQLDIRHGSFFEPVAGERFDLIVTNPPFVISPATGERLVYRDSGLPGDRVVEHIVRTIPQHLRPGGTGQVLANWAITKDQPWDERLAGWMDTGCDAWVVQREVLDLPSYVELWLKDAGVHGTPDYYTRYDTWLSWFEENGVEAVGFGWITLRASGATRPDVRLEEWRWEVEQPLGAENAAHFERVEVVRDLSDEALLASHPRLRLDVVQETFGPAGAEDPSQIVLRQQTGMRRAKQVDTVGSALAGAADGDLSVGQLLAAIAQLIGEVDVPTRLAEVRELVVEGFLELGTPGS from the coding sequence GTGACGTCCTCCACGATCGCCCGCCTGCGCGAAGCCCTGCACGCCGCCGACTACACCTACGACGCGGTCGCGGACCTGATCGGCGCGACGGCCCAGGCGGCGCTCGGGCGCAACGAGACGACGCCCGGGTTGCGCGTCACCCGCGGGGGAAGTCCGCTGGAGACCCTCACCCGGATGTGGCTGCTGCAGGCGACCGTCCCTGCCGAGGACGCCGAGCGCGCGCTGCCCGGCCTGGTCGACGACCTGTGCGCCGTCGGCATCCTGGAGCGCTCGATCAGCGAGGTCGCCGCGCGCGTCGACCTGCGGCCCTACGGAACCGACAGCGCCCGGTCGGGAGGCAACCTGTGGGTCGCCAGCGACCTCACCCCTGGCCTGGACGGCGGCCCGCAGCGGGTCGGGCCCGACCACGTCCTCGGGATCTCGCCGGCAGCCACCTCGCTGGCCGAGCTCACCGTCCGTACGCCGGTCGCCCGGGCGCTCGACCTCGGGACCGGGTGCGGCGTGCAGAGCCTGCACCTGGCCGAGCACGTCGAGCAGATCGTCGCGACCGACGTGAACGCGCGAGCGCTGTGGCTGACCGAGGTGAACGCCGAGCTGAACGGGGTCTCGACAGGCTCGACCACCGGGGACGGCTCGACCACCGGGGACGCCACGACCCACCAGCTCGACATCCGCCACGGCAGCTTCTTCGAGCCGGTCGCCGGCGAGCGGTTCGACCTGATCGTCACCAACCCGCCGTTCGTGATCTCGCCGGCGACCGGAGAGCGTCTCGTCTACCGCGACTCCGGCCTCCCGGGGGATCGTGTCGTCGAGCACATCGTCCGGACGATCCCGCAGCACCTGCGTCCCGGAGGCACCGGTCAGGTGCTGGCCAACTGGGCGATCACGAAGGACCAGCCGTGGGACGAGCGGTTGGCCGGCTGGATGGACACCGGGTGCGACGCCTGGGTCGTCCAGCGCGAGGTGCTCGACCTGCCGTCGTACGTCGAGCTCTGGCTCAAGGACGCGGGGGTGCACGGCACCCCTGACTACTACACGCGCTACGACACCTGGCTGTCCTGGTTCGAGGAGAACGGCGTCGAGGCGGTCGGCTTCGGCTGGATCACCCTGCGGGCCAGCGGCGCGACGCGGCCCGACGTACGCCTGGAGGAGTGGCGCTGGGAGGTCGAGCAGCCGCTGGGTGCTGAGAACGCCGCCCACTTCGAGCGGGTCGAGGTCGTCCGGGACCTCAGCGACGAGGCCCTGCTCGCGAGTCACCCGCGCCTGCGTCTGGACGTGGTCCAGGAGACCTTCGGCCCGGCCGGCGCCGAGGACCCCAGCCAGATCGTGCTGCGGCAGCAGACGGGGATGCGACGGGCCAAGCAGGTCGACACCGTCGGGTCGGCTCTCGCGGGTGCCGCCGACGGCGACCTGAGCGTCGGGCAGCTGCTCGCGGCGATCGCACAATTAATAGGAGAGGTCGACGTCCCGACCCGGCTCGCGGAGGTCCGCGAGCTGGTCGTGGAGGGCTTCCTGGAGCTCGGCACGCCCGGGAGCTAG
- a CDS encoding SDR family oxidoreductase: protein MSLVVTGASGHLGRLVVEQLLTHGTPAADIVATTRTPETLSDLAARGVDVRAADFNDPESLKEAFAGASRILLISTTDPDRLSGQRNAVEAAREAGVDLLAYTSITRADTSSLLLAGDHRETEKLIEESGLTYAFLRNSWYFENYTEQLAPALEHKAVLGSAGEGRVSAAARADYAAAAAVVLAGEVTGNQVLELGGDTAFTLTEYAAALSEATGETITYVDQPVEQYAAFLASVGVPAPMDTVLADADRGLSRGELLSDSGTLSDLIGRPTTKLEDAIRAAL, encoded by the coding sequence ATGTCTCTCGTCGTCACCGGCGCCTCCGGCCACCTCGGCCGTCTCGTCGTCGAACAGCTCCTGACCCACGGCACCCCGGCCGCCGACATCGTCGCGACCACGCGGACGCCCGAGACCTTGTCCGACCTCGCCGCACGCGGGGTGGACGTCCGAGCAGCCGACTTCAACGACCCGGAGTCGCTCAAGGAGGCCTTCGCCGGCGCCAGCCGCATCCTGCTCATCTCGACCACCGACCCCGACCGGCTCAGCGGCCAGCGCAACGCCGTCGAGGCTGCGCGCGAGGCCGGCGTCGACCTGCTCGCCTACACCTCGATCACGCGTGCGGACACGTCCTCCCTGCTGCTGGCCGGTGACCACCGTGAGACGGAGAAGCTGATCGAGGAATCGGGCCTCACCTATGCCTTCTTGCGCAACTCCTGGTACTTCGAGAACTACACCGAGCAGCTCGCCCCGGCGCTCGAGCACAAGGCCGTCCTCGGCAGCGCCGGCGAGGGCCGGGTCAGCGCCGCGGCGCGGGCCGACTACGCCGCCGCCGCCGCGGTCGTGCTCGCCGGCGAGGTCACCGGCAACCAGGTCCTCGAGCTCGGCGGCGACACCGCCTTCACGCTGACCGAGTACGCCGCCGCCCTCTCGGAGGCCACCGGCGAGACCATCACGTACGTCGACCAGCCGGTCGAGCAGTACGCCGCGTTCCTCGCCTCGGTCGGCGTACCGGCTCCGATGGACACGGTGCTGGCCGATGCCGACCGCGGGCTGTCCCGCGGCGAGCTGCTGTCCGACTCGGGCACGCTGAGCGACCTGATCGGTCGTCCGACCACGAAGCTCGAGGACGCGATCCGCGCCGCACTGTGA
- a CDS encoding PA2169 family four-helix-bundle protein: MTDDNSAAKELVETLRDGEQGYASAAEKLRDSDRSEWATKLQGFSEQRAGFRREIVELGHEYAEDVDKSGTAAAALHRGWIALKDALTGDDAGSVLGAVVTGENHAVSEYEKALESDLSDGFREVVTRQHAAVVAARDEVEALQNAD; the protein is encoded by the coding sequence ATGACTGACGACAACAGCGCCGCCAAGGAGCTCGTGGAGACACTCCGGGACGGCGAGCAGGGCTACGCCAGCGCCGCGGAGAAGCTCCGCGACAGCGACCGGTCCGAGTGGGCCACCAAGCTCCAGGGCTTCTCGGAGCAGCGGGCCGGCTTCCGTCGGGAGATCGTCGAGCTCGGCCACGAGTACGCCGAGGACGTCGACAAGAGCGGGACCGCAGCCGCCGCCTTGCACCGCGGCTGGATCGCGCTCAAGGACGCACTGACCGGCGACGACGCCGGCAGCGTGCTGGGCGCCGTCGTCACGGGCGAGAACCACGCCGTCTCCGAGTACGAGAAGGCGCTCGAGAGCGACCTGAGCGACGGCTTCCGCGAGGTGGTGACCCGCCAGCACGCCGCAGTCGTCGCCGCGCGCGACGAGGTCGAGGCGCTGCAGAACGCCGACTAG
- a CDS encoding helix-turn-helix domain-containing protein — translation MTVSDSVDVLRRHYPDGVFSKNCPSRTVLEHVTSKWGGLVLVILAEGRPVRWSELRRRAEGVSEKMLAQTLRILVEDGLVVRNAKPVVPPYVEYSLTERGSEFAALYVPLMAWIADNAADILGDR, via the coding sequence ATGACGGTAAGTGACAGCGTCGACGTGCTCCGACGGCACTACCCGGACGGCGTCTTCTCGAAGAACTGCCCGAGCCGGACCGTGCTCGAGCACGTCACCAGCAAGTGGGGCGGGCTGGTGCTGGTGATCCTGGCCGAGGGGCGGCCGGTGCGCTGGAGCGAGCTGCGCCGTCGCGCCGAGGGCGTGAGCGAGAAGATGCTCGCGCAGACGCTGCGGATCCTCGTCGAGGACGGGCTGGTCGTCCGGAACGCGAAGCCGGTCGTGCCGCCGTACGTCGAGTACTCGCTGACCGAGCGCGGGAGCGAGTTCGCCGCGCTCTACGTCCCGCTGATGGCGTGGATCGCCGACAACGCCGCCGACATCCTCGGGGACCGCTGA
- a CDS encoding FAD-dependent oxidoreductase — MGTNENISLPSGSTVDRRTVLRTGAAVGAVAAAATTGVAPAFAAAPGRRVTVLGGGMAGLAAAHELAERGFEVTVFEPKAWGGKARSIPVVGTGTGGRADLPGEHGFRFFPGFYHHIPDSMARTPFGSNKNGVKDNLIAAQGGKFLRGGDRADAFIFGIGPDPQALFTVDGLRRYLTESLKGQNVPPDELAYFVTRLLVFITSSKERRFGQWENMSWWDFVGAETRSADYQHVLAAGLTRNLVAAKETLASTRTIGNMGEAFVYTMIGAGANGAIDRVLSLPTNEAWIDPWMALLRTLGVRFVTGYGLASYELGSGGRLAAVHVTNGTDTYRHESDWFVSAMPVDKATAFLGGAMRAKDPSFENLNRLQTDWMVGIQYYLKKKVKLTKGHITFIDSPWALTALTQGDFWATRDFPADYGDGTAVDCLSVDISNWDAKGILYGKTAKECSPQEVADEVMAQIQFHHTMGDLFDPSDVHSWFLDPGVAYNAATGRNTNDTPLLVNTAGSWKDRPEVTTKIPNFFLTGDFVRTNIDLATMEGANESGRRAANAILDLTGSTASRATIFSLWENPALLPIQKTDALLYKAGLPNLLDIRLPGRF; from the coding sequence GTGGGGACGAACGAGAACATCAGCCTGCCCTCGGGCAGTACCGTCGACCGCCGCACCGTGCTCCGCACGGGTGCTGCCGTGGGAGCCGTCGCGGCTGCTGCGACGACCGGGGTCGCGCCCGCGTTCGCCGCGGCGCCGGGCAGGCGGGTCACCGTCCTCGGTGGCGGCATGGCGGGACTCGCCGCCGCCCACGAGCTGGCTGAGCGCGGTTTCGAGGTGACCGTCTTCGAGCCGAAGGCCTGGGGCGGCAAGGCCCGCAGCATCCCGGTCGTGGGGACCGGTACCGGGGGTCGCGCCGACCTCCCGGGCGAGCACGGCTTCCGCTTCTTCCCGGGCTTCTACCACCACATCCCGGACTCGATGGCCCGGACGCCGTTCGGCTCCAACAAGAACGGCGTCAAGGACAACCTGATCGCCGCTCAGGGCGGCAAGTTCCTGCGCGGGGGCGATCGCGCCGACGCCTTCATCTTCGGCATCGGGCCCGACCCGCAGGCGCTCTTCACCGTCGACGGTCTGCGTCGCTACCTGACCGAGAGCCTCAAGGGCCAGAACGTCCCGCCCGACGAGCTCGCCTACTTCGTGACCCGGTTGCTGGTGTTCATCACCAGCAGCAAGGAGCGTCGCTTCGGCCAGTGGGAGAACATGAGCTGGTGGGACTTCGTGGGAGCGGAGACCCGGTCCGCGGACTACCAGCACGTGCTCGCCGCCGGCCTGACCCGCAACCTGGTCGCCGCGAAGGAGACGCTCGCGAGCACGCGCACCATCGGCAACATGGGCGAGGCGTTCGTCTACACGATGATCGGCGCCGGGGCGAACGGTGCGATCGACCGGGTGCTCAGCCTGCCGACCAACGAGGCCTGGATCGACCCGTGGATGGCGCTGCTGCGCACGCTCGGGGTCCGGTTCGTGACCGGGTACGGCTTGGCGTCGTACGAGCTGGGCAGCGGCGGTCGGCTCGCGGCGGTGCACGTGACCAACGGCACCGACACGTACCGGCACGAGTCGGACTGGTTCGTCAGTGCGATGCCGGTCGACAAGGCGACGGCGTTCCTCGGCGGTGCCATGCGCGCGAAGGACCCGAGCTTCGAGAACCTCAACAGGCTGCAGACCGACTGGATGGTCGGCATCCAGTACTACCTGAAGAAGAAGGTGAAGCTCACCAAGGGGCACATCACCTTCATCGACTCGCCGTGGGCGCTGACGGCGCTGACCCAGGGTGACTTCTGGGCCACCCGCGACTTCCCGGCCGACTACGGCGACGGGACTGCGGTCGACTGCCTGTCGGTGGACATCTCCAACTGGGACGCGAAGGGAATCCTCTACGGCAAGACCGCCAAGGAGTGCTCGCCGCAGGAGGTCGCTGACGAGGTGATGGCGCAGATCCAGTTCCACCACACGATGGGGGACCTGTTCGACCCGAGCGACGTGCACTCGTGGTTCCTGGACCCCGGAGTCGCGTACAACGCTGCGACCGGCCGGAACACCAACGACACCCCGCTGCTGGTCAACACCGCGGGCTCGTGGAAGGACCGGCCCGAGGTCACCACGAAGATCCCGAACTTCTTCCTCACCGGCGACTTCGTGAGGACGAACATCGACCTGGCGACGATGGAGGGCGCGAACGAGTCGGGCCGCAGGGCCGCGAACGCGATCCTCGACCTGACCGGGTCGACGGCCTCGCGGGCGACGATCTTCTCGCTCTGGGAGAACCCGGCGCTGCTGCCGATCCAGAAGACCGATGCGCTGCTCTACAAGGCGGGGCTTCCGAACCTGCTCGACATCCGCCTGCCGGGGCGCTTCTGA
- a CDS encoding STAS domain-containing protein, protein MDLSLETRELDGHTLVAVGGEIDVYTAPKLRDKITELVSAGHHSLIIDMEKVDFLDSTGLGVLVGGLKKIRAEDGSMSLICSQERLLKIFQITGLAKVFTIHNSESAALSA, encoded by the coding sequence GTGGACCTTTCGCTGGAAACTCGGGAGCTGGACGGGCACACGCTGGTGGCCGTGGGCGGCGAGATCGACGTGTACACCGCTCCCAAGCTGCGCGACAAGATCACGGAGCTGGTCAGCGCGGGCCACCACAGCCTCATCATCGACATGGAGAAGGTCGACTTCCTGGACTCCACCGGGCTCGGCGTCCTGGTCGGCGGTCTGAAGAAGATCCGCGCCGAGGACGGCTCGATGTCGCTGATCTGCAGCCAGGAGCGGCTGCTGAAGATCTTCCAGATCACCGGTCTGGCCAAGGTCTTCACGATCCACAACTCCGAGTCCGCCGCGCTCAGCGCCTGA